From a single Vibrio chagasii genomic region:
- a CDS encoding ADP-ribosyltransferase has product MKKFIGVLCLSLMISFSAQSEEFPEFKGRSLSYQAQQQIADDLMDWATTHHVKAEKKMISEEYSAIKNYGRVDHDVVNEYMRAGEPEGYLSEMFGRTLKSRVFHMRNVMNKLPNYKGTVYRGSSIKNSLLDKLNVGDILHEKAFLSTSTLPSVAKNFSSAGVYEGASAAQFKIELKSAGRAINAYTFKPDEAEILAKPNTYFRVEAIERVSPNKNYIKMREVKNPSRYLKAEPDIHIYDSYSGEEVAVRSRSSLYCL; this is encoded by the coding sequence ATGAAAAAATTTATTGGAGTGCTTTGTCTCTCTTTAATGATCAGTTTTTCGGCACAGAGTGAGGAGTTTCCTGAGTTTAAAGGGCGTTCACTCTCCTATCAGGCGCAACAACAAATTGCGGATGACTTGATGGATTGGGCAACGACACACCATGTAAAAGCTGAAAAAAAGATGATCAGTGAAGAGTACTCTGCCATCAAGAATTACGGCCGAGTTGACCATGATGTGGTGAATGAATACATGAGAGCGGGAGAGCCTGAAGGCTACTTATCCGAAATGTTTGGCCGAACATTGAAATCACGCGTATTCCACATGCGAAATGTCATGAATAAACTGCCTAACTACAAAGGTACAGTTTATCGTGGCTCATCCATCAAGAACTCACTACTCGATAAACTCAACGTGGGTGATATTCTGCATGAGAAAGCGTTTTTATCGACATCAACTCTACCAAGTGTCGCCAAGAACTTTTCTTCAGCCGGTGTTTATGAAGGTGCTTCTGCTGCTCAATTCAAAATTGAACTCAAGTCGGCAGGTCGCGCCATTAACGCGTATACGTTCAAACCAGATGAAGCAGAAATACTCGCGAAGCCAAACACCTACTTTCGAGTAGAAGCGATTGAGCGAGTCTCACCCAACAAAAACTACATCAAGATGCGTGAAGTAAAGAACCCTTCTCGATACCTGAAAGCGGAACCTGATATCCACATCTATGACAGTTACAGCGGTGAAGAAGTAGCGGTTCGCAGCCGTAGCTCACTCTATTGCCTATAG
- the lhgO gene encoding L-2-hydroxyglutarate oxidase — MNSIYDYIIVGGGIVGVSTAWQLQQAHPDKSILLVEKERGFAQHQTGHNSGVIHAGVYYAPGSLKADFCKRGVERTIAFCRQHDIPVENCGKLLVATNEQEVERMNALYQRCHDNDIDVDLLDQAQLKLAEPNITGLGAIYVKTTSIVDYKKVTEVMAQQFVEAGGELSLGTEVILADEQYDEVQLTCKVDGQTLQLNSRFLITCSGLMADRMTKMLGIETDFQIVPYRGEYYQLDAKHNQVVNHLIYPIPDPELPFLGVHLTRMIDGSVTVGPNAVQGWKREGYGRLNFSIKDTLQMLSFTGFWKVTAKHLKTGLIEFKNSWWKPGYLKLVNKYCPSITVSDFKPYPAGIRAQAVLKDGTLVHDFLFAESPRSLHVCNAPSPAATSAMPIGEYICGKIMRKTAS; from the coding sequence ATGAACTCAATATACGACTATATTATCGTTGGTGGTGGCATTGTTGGCGTGTCGACGGCATGGCAACTGCAACAAGCTCACCCTGATAAAAGTATCCTTTTAGTCGAAAAGGAGCGTGGCTTTGCGCAGCACCAAACAGGTCACAACAGTGGTGTGATTCACGCTGGCGTTTACTACGCTCCGGGTAGCTTGAAAGCAGATTTCTGTAAGCGTGGCGTGGAGCGCACCATCGCGTTTTGCCGCCAACATGATATCCCCGTCGAAAACTGCGGCAAGTTATTGGTTGCGACCAATGAGCAAGAAGTTGAGCGCATGAACGCACTCTATCAGCGCTGCCATGATAACGATATTGATGTCGATTTGTTGGATCAAGCGCAGCTCAAACTCGCCGAGCCGAACATCACTGGTTTAGGGGCGATTTACGTCAAAACCACCAGTATCGTCGACTACAAAAAAGTCACTGAGGTGATGGCTCAGCAGTTTGTTGAGGCTGGTGGGGAGTTGAGTTTAGGTACGGAAGTTATCCTGGCTGATGAGCAATACGATGAGGTTCAGTTAACCTGTAAAGTGGATGGGCAGACCTTGCAGTTGAACAGTCGATTCTTGATCACTTGTTCAGGCTTAATGGCAGACAGAATGACTAAGATGCTTGGCATTGAAACTGACTTCCAAATCGTCCCTTATCGCGGTGAATACTATCAGCTGGATGCTAAACATAACCAAGTGGTGAATCACCTTATCTATCCTATCCCTGATCCTGAGCTGCCTTTCCTCGGCGTGCACTTAACACGCATGATTGATGGTTCGGTAACGGTAGGGCCCAACGCGGTTCAAGGGTGGAAACGAGAAGGTTACGGTAGGCTGAACTTTAGCATCAAGGATACCTTGCAGATGCTGAGCTTTACTGGTTTTTGGAAGGTGACGGCTAAGCACCTAAAAACCGGTTTGATAGAGTTCAAAAACTCGTGGTGGAAGCCGGGATATCTAAAGTTGGTCAATAAGTACTGCCCAAGTATCACTGTGTCTGACTTCAAGCCATACCCTGCAGGTATTCGTGCTCAAGCGGTACTCAAAGATGGAACCTTGGTTCATGACTTCCTGTTTGCGGAAAGCCCAAGAAGCTTGCATGTGTGCAATGCACCATCGCCAGCGGCGACTTCAGCGATGCCTATTGGCGAATACATTTGTGGCAAGATAATGCGTAAAACAGCCAGTTAA
- a CDS encoding ADP-ribosyltransferase codes for MNTRFLLLLCCLSFTTFSQPFDSLKQPNRSEEEVTQLAEDFKDWSKASNDWRYSFITANEKEAVEDFSISGYQTANDYLRATDTSTWGVAGADARHYIRTVKSALNKLPKYKGTAYRGTWVKQSLLNKIEEGDVLVEPAFTSTSTLPEVAKRFSVVHPNSPQRLKRVLFEVNINQGGHTIAGLSEYSKEAEVLFAPNAHFRTTQIERTSTHTYIGVETVKASAVKNTQKYNLYSGEEVEASFWHSLVCT; via the coding sequence ATGAATACTCGTTTTTTATTACTGCTCTGTTGTCTGAGTTTTACGACCTTCTCTCAACCGTTTGATTCGCTCAAACAGCCAAACCGTTCAGAGGAAGAAGTGACCCAGCTAGCAGAAGACTTCAAAGACTGGTCAAAGGCTTCCAATGATTGGCGCTATTCCTTCATCACTGCTAATGAAAAGGAAGCAGTGGAAGACTTTTCCATTTCTGGCTATCAGACCGCTAATGACTACCTAAGAGCCACTGACACCTCAACATGGGGGGTCGCAGGGGCGGATGCGAGGCATTACATTCGCACGGTTAAATCGGCTCTCAACAAGCTACCAAAATACAAAGGGACCGCCTATCGAGGCACTTGGGTAAAACAATCTTTACTTAATAAGATCGAAGAGGGGGACGTGTTGGTCGAGCCAGCATTTACCTCAACGTCTACTCTCCCAGAAGTCGCTAAGCGCTTTTCGGTAGTGCATCCCAACTCCCCGCAAAGGCTCAAACGAGTACTGTTTGAAGTAAACATCAATCAAGGGGGGCACACCATTGCTGGGCTTTCGGAATACAGCAAAGAAGCAGAGGTTCTATTTGCGCCAAATGCACACTTCCGAACCACTCAGATAGAGCGAACCTCTACCCATACCTACATCGGCGTGGAAACGGTGAAGGCATCTGCAGTCAAAAATACTCAGAAATATAACCTCTACTCAGGCGAAGAAGTAGAAGCGTCATTTTGGCACTCTCTCGTTTGTACATAA
- a CDS encoding TAXI family TRAP transporter solute-binding subunit, translated as MKYNKLVKTLAIAMASIGLISNASAQEERSYILATASTGGTYYPVGVALATLSKVKLAPKQHFSLAAISSAGSGENVKLLNENEAQFAILQGLYGAWAWQGLGPYEKSGSQTQLRSVSMLWQNVEHFIVRSDLAETGTMSDLENLNGKKFSIGKKNSGTENSGRQIMQGLSVNPEQFKLAFMGYGGSASALQNGTIDGMNTPAGVPVGAVTQAFAALGEDIQILSFTDEQIKQANGDYNIWTKYEIPANTYPGVDKPITTIAQPNFLAVREDISEEDVYQLTKAIYENLPFLQGIHKATKAMALEKGIAGLPVPLHPGAARYYKEVGIELPSELIVN; from the coding sequence ATGAAATACAACAAGCTAGTTAAAACTTTAGCAATCGCAATGGCATCCATTGGCCTTATCAGCAACGCCTCTGCTCAAGAAGAGCGCAGCTACATCTTGGCGACCGCTTCAACTGGTGGGACTTACTACCCAGTAGGCGTGGCGTTGGCGACATTGAGTAAAGTTAAGCTTGCGCCAAAGCAGCACTTTTCTTTGGCGGCTATCAGTTCTGCCGGGTCGGGCGAGAATGTAAAACTTTTGAATGAAAATGAAGCCCAGTTCGCTATCTTGCAAGGCTTGTACGGCGCGTGGGCTTGGCAGGGACTAGGGCCATACGAAAAATCGGGTAGCCAAACTCAGCTGCGCTCTGTCTCTATGCTTTGGCAAAATGTGGAGCACTTTATTGTTCGTTCGGATCTGGCTGAAACAGGCACCATGAGTGATTTAGAAAACCTCAACGGTAAGAAATTTTCTATCGGTAAGAAAAACTCAGGTACAGAGAACTCAGGTCGTCAGATCATGCAGGGCTTATCAGTAAACCCAGAACAATTTAAACTCGCCTTTATGGGTTACGGTGGCAGTGCGAGTGCGCTACAAAATGGCACTATTGACGGCATGAACACCCCAGCGGGTGTACCTGTGGGCGCAGTAACCCAAGCTTTTGCTGCTCTAGGTGAAGATATTCAAATCCTTTCGTTTACCGATGAACAGATCAAACAAGCGAATGGCGATTACAACATCTGGACCAAGTACGAGATCCCTGCCAATACCTACCCAGGTGTTGATAAGCCGATCACCACAATCGCTCAACCTAACTTCCTAGCGGTTCGTGAAGATATCTCAGAAGAAGATGTCTACCAACTAACCAAAGCTATCTATGAAAACCTACCTTTCCTACAAGGCATCCATAAAGCAACCAAAGCCATGGCGCTTGAGAAAGGGATTGCAGGTCTGCCTGTTCCACTTCACCCGGGCGCAGCACGTTACTACAAAGAAGTGGGCATCGAGCTTCCTTCTGAGTTGATCGTTAACTAA
- a CDS encoding sigma-54 dependent transcriptional regulator, which translates to MQRIALIEDDAIVRQATSQWLQLAGFDVTAFEVGQNALNAVKQGDFHTIISDVRLPDIDGVELLGRFKSLVPEVPVILITGHGDVDMAVKALHQGAYDFIEKPFDPERLSQTVSEAVEKYQSSQDRVNRQSYLNNLKGIEQVLIGRSKVMCELREQIQKVASIDTNVIIYGETGCGKELVASCLHEFSERKRHPFVPLNCGAIPENLFESELFGHEAGAFTGAAKRRIGKLEFADKGTVFLDEIESMPLSMQVKVLRTLQDNVVERVGGNQQQHVDLRVVSASKCDLLNHPDFRQDLFYRLNVAQLHLPPLSEREDDALILFEHFTQEANSETRVASEADRHALLSYAWPGNVRELRNVAIRFALDESLTVGEILACRPNSVTESATAGIPLAVQVQSFERKVIHDALVRYQGRINDVMQDLDLPRRTLNQKMVRYALNRSDYVDS; encoded by the coding sequence ATGCAACGTATAGCTTTGATTGAAGACGATGCGATTGTGCGTCAAGCAACCAGCCAGTGGTTACAGTTGGCTGGCTTCGATGTCACTGCGTTTGAGGTTGGGCAAAATGCGCTAAACGCAGTCAAGCAGGGGGATTTCCACACCATCATTAGTGACGTGCGTTTACCCGATATTGATGGGGTGGAATTACTTGGAAGATTTAAGAGTTTGGTGCCAGAAGTCCCAGTTATTTTGATTACTGGACACGGTGATGTTGATATGGCGGTAAAGGCGTTACATCAAGGCGCCTATGATTTCATCGAAAAGCCGTTTGACCCTGAACGTCTTTCCCAAACCGTTTCTGAAGCGGTCGAGAAGTACCAAAGCAGCCAAGACAGAGTTAACCGTCAAAGCTACTTAAATAACCTAAAGGGTATTGAGCAGGTTCTGATTGGTCGCAGCAAGGTGATGTGCGAACTGCGCGAACAAATACAGAAGGTGGCTTCCATAGACACTAATGTAATCATTTATGGTGAAACTGGCTGTGGTAAGGAGTTAGTCGCTTCTTGCTTGCATGAGTTTAGCGAACGTAAAAGACACCCTTTTGTGCCGCTTAACTGTGGTGCCATTCCTGAAAATTTGTTTGAGAGTGAACTGTTTGGACATGAAGCTGGAGCCTTCACTGGAGCAGCAAAGCGACGCATCGGTAAGCTTGAGTTTGCTGATAAAGGCACGGTCTTCCTTGATGAAATAGAGAGCATGCCTTTGTCTATGCAGGTCAAGGTGCTGCGAACTTTACAAGACAATGTCGTTGAGCGTGTGGGGGGGAACCAGCAGCAACACGTTGATTTGAGGGTAGTCTCTGCCTCGAAATGTGACTTATTGAATCATCCTGACTTTCGCCAAGATCTGTTCTATCGCTTGAACGTTGCCCAACTGCACTTGCCGCCACTTAGTGAGCGTGAAGATGACGCTTTGATCCTTTTTGAACACTTTACTCAAGAAGCGAACAGTGAAACTCGGGTTGCCAGCGAGGCCGATCGCCACGCCTTATTGTCTTATGCATGGCCGGGTAATGTGCGTGAGCTGCGTAATGTCGCGATTCGTTTTGCACTAGATGAGAGCCTAACAGTTGGGGAGATCTTGGCGTGTCGCCCCAATTCGGTAACGGAATCTGCCACTGCGGGAATTCCGTTGGCGGTGCAGGTGCAGAGTTTCGAACGTAAAGTGATTCACGATGCGCTGGTGCGTTATCAAGGGCGCATCAATGACGTGATGCAAGATTTGGATTTACCTCGTCGAACGTTGAATCAAAAGATGGTGCGCTATGCGTTAAACCGAAGCGATTATGTCGATTCATAA
- a CDS encoding TRAP transporter permease — protein sequence MSDSLQQELKKFELPTRTDFPWVGKAITTMGVILSLLHIWFNTLSTLPELWISATHFAGFAIICALWYPAHISLKKSKVALAVDIGIALAALACLIYIPFAEDALYERGVKFIASDWFFSILAIAIVIELIRRTMGWFIPVLILVCLSYVVVWGQWTSGIFHFPGLSLETLLYRSFYSSEGMFGSISRISWTFVFMFILFGAFLVRSGVGDYIIDVSRAAAGKVIGGPGFIAVIGSGLMGSVSGSSVANTVSTGVISIPLMQKAGFPSRFAAGVEAAASTGGQLMPPVMGAGAFIMASYTQIPYVDIIAVSFLPALIYFLSVAFFVRIEAKRSGVQKVSSGCEPLLKVLLSGWHNLIPLAVLVTLLVQGFTPTYAAGISIISVVVASWFSKNHKMGPKAIIEALSQGAKNMATTAVLLVGIGLVINVISTTGIGNTFSLMINSWANGDLLVMIALIALASLILGMGLPVTAAYIVLGTLSAPALYKLIAESQLLDLLVSGQLPEQAKAIFMLAAPEKLELLNAPMALETAKELIALVPADFVETLLEQSLGLEAISLALLSAHLIIFWLSQDSNVTPPVCLTAFAAATIAKTPPMRTGLMAWKIAKGLYLVPLLIAYTNLVSWDVTSVLVTGGFAIIGTYAFIAAIEGYLESEINLVLRAVLIALGVALVWPDVSIVIRLVGVALFVAIFLYSGRKYDINQVKKQSDEEQESLSQTEPGTVASSL from the coding sequence ATGAGCGATTCGCTGCAGCAGGAACTGAAAAAATTTGAATTGCCGACCCGAACGGATTTTCCGTGGGTAGGCAAAGCGATAACAACCATGGGAGTGATCCTCTCCCTATTACACATTTGGTTTAATACCTTATCTACCTTACCGGAGCTTTGGATCTCTGCGACTCACTTTGCTGGTTTCGCGATCATTTGTGCGCTTTGGTATCCCGCTCATATCTCATTGAAAAAGAGCAAGGTAGCGCTGGCGGTCGATATCGGTATTGCCTTGGCAGCATTGGCTTGCCTTATCTATATCCCCTTTGCAGAGGATGCCCTTTATGAGCGAGGCGTAAAGTTCATCGCCAGTGATTGGTTCTTCTCTATCTTGGCGATTGCCATCGTCATTGAGCTGATTCGTCGTACCATGGGCTGGTTTATTCCTGTACTCATTCTGGTGTGTTTGAGCTACGTAGTGGTGTGGGGACAATGGACCAGCGGTATCTTCCACTTTCCTGGTTTGAGCCTTGAGACACTACTCTACCGAAGCTTTTATTCATCGGAAGGTATGTTTGGTTCTATCTCTAGAATCAGCTGGACCTTCGTGTTCATGTTCATCCTATTTGGTGCTTTCTTAGTACGCTCGGGCGTCGGTGACTACATCATTGATGTTTCACGTGCCGCGGCGGGCAAAGTGATCGGTGGTCCCGGTTTTATTGCGGTGATTGGCTCTGGTTTGATGGGTTCAGTGTCCGGTTCTAGCGTGGCTAATACGGTGTCGACGGGGGTTATCAGTATTCCTCTGATGCAAAAAGCAGGCTTCCCTTCGCGTTTTGCGGCAGGTGTTGAAGCGGCGGCATCAACGGGTGGGCAGTTGATGCCACCTGTGATGGGGGCTGGTGCCTTTATCATGGCGTCTTACACACAGATCCCTTATGTCGACATCATTGCAGTCTCTTTCTTGCCAGCGCTTATCTACTTCTTGTCAGTGGCGTTTTTCGTACGTATTGAAGCGAAGCGTAGCGGTGTACAAAAAGTCTCTTCAGGTTGTGAGCCTCTATTAAAAGTACTCTTGTCTGGTTGGCATAACCTTATCCCTCTTGCAGTGCTTGTAACTCTGTTAGTGCAAGGTTTTACTCCGACGTACGCTGCGGGTATCTCAATCATCTCGGTAGTTGTCGCGTCGTGGTTCTCTAAAAATCATAAAATGGGACCAAAGGCGATCATCGAAGCGCTCTCTCAAGGCGCAAAAAACATGGCAACCACAGCCGTATTGCTAGTGGGTATTGGTTTGGTGATCAACGTGATCAGCACCACGGGCATTGGTAATACCTTCTCATTGATGATCAATAGCTGGGCGAATGGTGATTTGTTAGTAATGATTGCCTTGATCGCGCTAGCATCTTTGATTCTCGGTATGGGCCTGCCAGTAACTGCGGCTTACATCGTGTTGGGCACTCTGTCTGCTCCAGCCTTGTACAAGTTGATTGCTGAAAGCCAGCTGCTTGACCTGTTGGTTTCGGGTCAGTTACCTGAACAGGCGAAAGCGATTTTCATGTTGGCAGCGCCAGAAAAGCTTGAACTGCTTAATGCACCAATGGCTCTGGAAACCGCAAAAGAACTGATTGCGTTAGTGCCCGCTGATTTTGTCGAAACCCTGCTTGAGCAAAGTTTAGGCTTAGAAGCGATCAGCCTTGCGCTGCTCTCTGCACACTTGATTATTTTCTGGCTATCGCAAGACAGCAACGTGACACCACCGGTTTGTTTAACCGCCTTTGCGGCAGCAACGATTGCTAAAACGCCGCCAATGAGAACGGGGTTAATGGCATGGAAGATCGCCAAAGGCTTGTACTTGGTGCCACTGCTTATCGCTTACACCAACTTGGTAAGTTGGGATGTGACCTCGGTTTTAGTGACTGGCGGCTTTGCTATTATTGGCACTTATGCGTTTATTGCAGCGATTGAAGGTTACCTCGAGAGCGAAATCAATCTTGTGTTGCGCGCGGTATTGATTGCCTTAGGTGTGGCTTTGGTTTGGCCTGATGTGTCAATCGTGATCCGCTTGGTAGGTGTGGCACTGTTTGTTGCTATCTTCTTATACAGCGGTCGTAAGTACGATATCAATCAAGTGAAAAAGCAGTCGGATGAAGAGCAAGAGTCTTTGTCTCAAACCGAGCCTGGCACTGTCGCTTCTTCCCTATAA